One Campylobacter concisus DNA segment encodes these proteins:
- a CDS encoding heavy-metal-associated domain-containing protein, whose amino-acid sequence MKTFEVNNVHCQNCANTIKNALEDDFGEIKVDLSKEPRQVSLDIKDGDVEKFKSEMADLGFDVIKEL is encoded by the coding sequence ATGAAAACATTTGAGGTAAATAACGTGCATTGCCAAAACTGCGCAAATACTATAAAAAACGCACTTGAAGATGACTTTGGCGAGATAAAAGTCGATCTTAGCAAAGAGCCAAGACAAGTAAGCCTTGATATAAAAGATGGCGATGTAGAGAAATTTAAATCAGAAATGGCTGATCTGGGATTTGACGTTATAAAGGAGCTTTGA